From Candidatus Rokuibacteriota bacterium, the proteins below share one genomic window:
- a CDS encoding glycosyltransferase, with amino-acid sequence MSEAPSLPGHVESQLGEIGRADLLVGIPSYNNAGTIGHVVRAAAAGLAKYFPGMKAVIVNSDGGSTDGTQEIVARAELADLATILVSHPTTTIAKIVTPYHGIPGKGSAFRAIFRIADSLDVRACAVVDSDLRSIMPGWFELLLRPIVENHFDYVAPLYQRHKFDGTITNSIVYPLTRALYGKRIRQPIGGEFGFSCDLARVFLDKPVWETDVARFGIDIWMTTTAVAEGFRVCQAYLGAKIHDAKDPGGDLTAMMTQVVGSCFDLLETYEPVWSLVRGSQAVPLFGFPHAVGVEPIQVNVERMLAIFAQGLEDLEELWGKIMPGPLLETLRAAARAPAGAFRLEDTLWAEVLYRFALAHHRRVFPREHLLRSLVPLYLGRTASFVLETVDAGPEEVEARIEALALTFEDAKPLLEEEWRRSP; translated from the coding sequence GTGAGCGAGGCCCCTTCGCTCCCCGGGCACGTTGAGTCCCAGCTCGGCGAGATCGGTCGGGCCGACCTGCTGGTCGGGATCCCGAGCTACAACAACGCCGGCACCATCGGGCACGTCGTCCGCGCCGCCGCGGCGGGGCTCGCCAAGTACTTCCCCGGGATGAAGGCGGTCATCGTCAACTCTGACGGCGGCTCCACCGACGGGACGCAGGAGATCGTGGCCCGGGCAGAGCTGGCGGATCTGGCAACGATCCTCGTCTCCCATCCGACAACCACGATCGCCAAGATCGTGACGCCCTATCACGGGATCCCCGGTAAGGGGAGCGCCTTCCGCGCCATCTTTCGGATCGCCGACAGCCTGGACGTCCGAGCCTGCGCCGTGGTGGATTCGGACCTCCGGTCCATTATGCCCGGGTGGTTCGAACTGCTCCTCCGCCCGATCGTGGAGAACCACTTCGACTATGTGGCCCCGCTCTATCAGCGGCACAAGTTTGACGGGACGATCACCAACAGTATCGTGTACCCGCTCACGCGGGCGCTCTACGGCAAGCGAATCCGTCAGCCCATTGGGGGCGAGTTCGGGTTCTCGTGCGACCTGGCCCGGGTCTTTCTCGACAAGCCGGTCTGGGAGACAGACGTCGCGCGCTTCGGCATCGACATCTGGATGACCACGACGGCCGTCGCGGAGGGCTTCCGGGTCTGCCAGGCGTACCTGGGAGCCAAGATCCACGACGCAAAGGATCCGGGCGGCGACCTGACGGCGATGATGACTCAGGTGGTGGGCTCGTGCTTCGACCTCCTCGAGACCTATGAACCGGTATGGTCGCTGGTTCGTGGATCGCAGGCGGTGCCGCTCTTCGGCTTCCCCCATGCGGTCGGGGTGGAGCCGATTCAGGTGAATGTGGAGCGGATGCTCGCCATCTTCGCCCAGGGACTGGAGGACCTTGAGGAGCTTTGGGGGAAGATCATGCCTGGCCCGTTGCTCGAGACCCTGCGGGCCGCCGCCCGGGCCCCGGCGGGGGCCTTCCGCCTCGAGGACACGCTCTGGGCGGAGGTCCTGTACCGTTTTGCTCTGGCCCACCACCGGCGGGTCTTTCCTCGGGAGCACCTGCTCCGGTCGCTGGTCCCGCTCTATCTGGGCCGTACCGCGTCCTTCGTGCTCGAGACCGTGGACGCAGGACCCGAAGAGGTGGAAGCACGGATCGAGGCGCTCGCGTTGACCTTCGAGGATGCCAAACCCCTTCTCGAGGAGGAATGGAGGCGGTCGCCATGA
- a CDS encoding HAD-IIB family hydrolase — translation MPDRALVIFSDLDGCLLDRKTYDFEEARPALDLLERERIPVVLSSSKTQAEVEFHRDILGLSDPFVVENGGAILIPKGYFPFSHAFTRTTGVYQRVEFGVSYERLVESLRELQWASGLRLRGFSEMGVKEVAFLTGLDVEAARRAKARQYDEPFIADLGPAEVERLEPEVRRRGLVLTRGGRFYHLTGRHSKGLAVDFLVRLYRSASPGLVTVGLGDGEHDVSMLQRVDIPVVIPREPFCIEPAFEGRSWTVAPAPGPAGWAAAVTAIVTGESAALGRS, via the coding sequence ATGCCTGACCGCGCGCTGGTGATCTTCAGCGATCTGGACGGTTGCCTCCTGGACCGGAAGACGTACGACTTCGAAGAGGCGCGGCCTGCGCTGGACCTGCTCGAGCGGGAGCGGATCCCGGTGGTCCTCAGCTCGTCCAAGACGCAAGCGGAGGTAGAATTTCACCGGGACATCCTTGGCCTCTCCGATCCCTTCGTCGTGGAAAATGGAGGTGCCATCCTGATCCCGAAGGGGTACTTTCCCTTCTCGCATGCGTTCACCCGCACGACCGGGGTGTACCAACGGGTGGAGTTCGGCGTCTCCTACGAGCGCCTCGTCGAGAGCCTCCGCGAACTGCAGTGGGCCAGCGGCCTTCGGCTCCGCGGCTTCTCCGAGATGGGCGTGAAAGAGGTAGCTTTTCTCACGGGACTCGACGTGGAGGCGGCCCGCCGGGCCAAGGCCCGCCAGTACGACGAGCCCTTTATCGCTGACCTCGGTCCCGCGGAGGTCGAGCGCCTGGAGCCCGAGGTGAGGCGCCGGGGGTTAGTGCTGACGCGCGGCGGGCGCTTCTATCACCTGACGGGCCGGCACAGCAAGGGGCTGGCGGTGGACTTCCTGGTCCGACTCTACCGCTCGGCCTCCCCCGGTCTCGTCACGGTGGGCCTCGGCGATGGGGAGCACGACGTCTCCATGCTTCAGCGCGTCGACATCCCGGTGGTGATTCCCCGCGAGCCCTTCTGCATCGAGCCCGCCTTCGAGGGGCGGTCGTGGACGGTGGCCCCCGCTCCCGGGCCGGCGGGCTGGGCCGCGGCCGTCACGGCCATCGTCACCGGGGAGTCGGCGGCCCTGGGGCGGTCGTGA
- a CDS encoding glycosyl transferase, whose amino-acid sequence MSDFHQSGVITTLHKLGPPNLETLEAELEKVAGIRPVALVLPCLYSELETPAMPRIAEEIRQVRYLKEVVVALARANEEQFAQAREFFATLPQKSTLIWIDGSRVQGLLREMEEKGLTVGPDGKGRSAWLAYGYVLGKAECDVIALHDSDIASYGRDLLARLVYPVANPKLGFEFCKGYYSRVTDRLHGRATRLLVTPLLRALQRMVGHQPFLTFMDSFRYPLAGEFAMIADLARANRIPGDWGLEVGVLAEVYRNVAPGRVCQSDLSDAYEHKHQALSAEDPKKGLMRMAVDITKSVLRTLAEEGLPISDGLLKSLPVTYLRTARDVMVRYQDDASINSLAFDQHEEGQAVEAFARAVRLASDEYLADPVGLPLIPNWNRVLAAMPDIFERLLAAAEKDNG is encoded by the coding sequence ATGAGCGATTTCCATCAATCAGGTGTCATCACCACCCTGCACAAGCTCGGCCCTCCGAACCTGGAAACCCTGGAGGCGGAGCTGGAGAAGGTGGCCGGGATCCGGCCCGTCGCGCTGGTGCTCCCGTGCCTCTACTCGGAGCTGGAGACCCCGGCCATGCCGCGCATCGCCGAGGAGATCAGGCAGGTCCGCTACCTCAAGGAGGTGGTCGTCGCCCTGGCCCGGGCCAACGAGGAGCAGTTCGCCCAGGCCAGGGAGTTCTTCGCCACGCTCCCCCAGAAATCGACCCTGATCTGGATCGACGGCTCGCGGGTGCAGGGGCTCCTCCGGGAGATGGAAGAGAAGGGGCTCACCGTGGGCCCCGACGGCAAGGGACGCTCCGCCTGGCTCGCCTACGGCTACGTCCTGGGGAAGGCCGAGTGCGATGTCATCGCGCTCCACGACTCCGATATCGCCTCCTACGGGCGGGATCTCCTGGCCCGGCTCGTGTACCCAGTCGCCAACCCGAAGCTCGGCTTCGAGTTCTGCAAAGGCTACTACAGCCGCGTGACCGATCGGCTCCACGGTCGAGCGACCCGGCTCCTGGTCACGCCGCTCCTCCGGGCCCTCCAGCGGATGGTGGGGCATCAACCCTTCCTCACCTTCATGGACTCCTTCCGTTATCCGCTTGCCGGCGAGTTCGCCATGATCGCCGACCTCGCCCGGGCCAACCGGATTCCGGGGGACTGGGGGCTGGAGGTCGGCGTCCTCGCAGAGGTCTACCGGAATGTGGCCCCCGGGCGAGTCTGCCAGTCCGACCTCTCCGACGCCTACGAGCACAAGCACCAGGCGCTCTCGGCGGAAGACCCCAAGAAAGGGCTCATGCGGATGGCGGTGGACATCACCAAATCCGTCCTCCGTACGCTCGCCGAGGAAGGACTTCCGATCTCGGACGGGCTGCTGAAGAGCCTGCCCGTCACGTACCTGCGCACGGCCCGCGACGTCATGGTCCGCTACCAGGACGACGCGTCCATCAACAGCCTGGCCTTCGACCAGCACGAGGAGGGTCAGGCCGTGGAAGCCTTCGCCCGCGCGGTGCGCCTGGCCTCCGATGAGTATCTGGCCGATCCCGTCGGTCTGCCGTTGATCCCGAATTGGAACCGGGTCCTCGCCGCGATGCCGGACATCTTCGAGCGGCTGCTCGCAGCCGCCGAGAAGGACAACGGGTAA
- the otsB gene encoding trehalose-phosphatase translates to MKDLARIFAELTDPLAAGATLLLLSDYDGTLTPLVADPAAAGLAREVRDDLRLLAGSPVVRVGILSGRALDDIRARVGVPEIIYAGCHGLEIEGPGLAFRHPGAEALRWMLAAIAEALRIRAASIPGVRVEAKGLAVAVHYRNVAPAALARLEILFERVIHPRRSKLRLFRGKKVIEILPRVGWNKGECGLWIRDRICPTVPSDVAILYMGDDRTDEVAFDVLSGKATTVRVGPGPSLSAAKYRLPDVPDVHRLLSALAAEVRGRR, encoded by the coding sequence GTGAAGGATCTCGCGCGCATCTTCGCCGAGCTGACCGACCCGCTGGCCGCAGGGGCGACCCTGCTGTTGTTGAGCGACTACGACGGGACGCTTACCCCCCTGGTGGCGGATCCGGCGGCGGCCGGGCTCGCCCGCGAGGTGCGTGATGACCTTCGCCTGCTCGCGGGCTCTCCCGTGGTTCGCGTCGGCATCCTCTCGGGCCGGGCCCTCGATGACATCCGCGCCCGGGTCGGCGTGCCGGAGATCATCTACGCGGGCTGCCACGGCCTCGAGATCGAAGGGCCGGGGCTTGCCTTCCGGCACCCCGGGGCCGAGGCTCTGCGCTGGATGCTCGCCGCCATCGCCGAGGCGCTCCGGATCCGGGCGGCCTCGATCCCGGGTGTCCGCGTGGAAGCCAAGGGGCTGGCCGTCGCCGTTCACTACCGGAACGTGGCGCCGGCGGCGCTGGCGAGGCTGGAGATCCTGTTCGAGCGCGTGATTCACCCGCGGCGGAGCAAGCTCAGGCTCTTCCGGGGGAAGAAAGTGATCGAGATCCTGCCGCGCGTCGGCTGGAACAAAGGGGAGTGCGGCCTCTGGATCCGCGACCGTATCTGTCCCACCGTGCCATCGGACGTGGCGATCCTCTACATGGGCGATGACCGGACCGACGAGGTCGCCTTCGACGTGCTCTCGGGCAAGGCCACCACGGTGCGGGTGGGACCCGGCCCAAGCCTGTCAGCGGCGAAGTACCGGCTCCCGGATGTGCCGGACGTCCATCGACTGCTCTCGGCCCTGGCCGCGGAGGTCAGAGGGAGGAGGTAG
- a CDS encoding response regulator: protein MPSPERTRGMRVEDPKGEKAPATLLIVEDDPEMRAVLKDFLEREGHRVIPEASGERAIAAVESERIDAVILDKEMPGMSGLDFLSFVRHRFPGTPVILITAFGGSRVAEEAFRRGAAGYLEKPFRVADLLRAVRGVIEAGHARSSPRGVEPSRCQPGGHSGIAS, encoded by the coding sequence ATGCCTTCACCGGAGCGGACACGGGGGATGCGCGTGGAAGACCCGAAGGGGGAGAAGGCGCCGGCGACCCTGCTGATCGTGGAGGATGACCCGGAGATGCGGGCGGTCCTGAAAGACTTCTTGGAGCGCGAGGGCCACCGCGTGATCCCCGAGGCGAGCGGGGAACGCGCCATTGCGGCCGTGGAGTCGGAGCGAATCGACGCCGTGATCCTGGACAAGGAGATGCCCGGGATGAGCGGGCTGGACTTTCTCTCATTCGTTCGGCACCGTTTTCCCGGTACGCCCGTGATCCTCATCACGGCCTTCGGCGGCTCCCGCGTGGCTGAGGAGGCATTCCGCCGGGGTGCCGCCGGCTACCTGGAGAAGCCGTTCCGCGTCGCCGATCTCCTGCGGGCGGTCCGGGGCGTCATCGAGGCGGGGCACGCCCGTTCTTCCCCGCGCGGCGTGGAGCCGTCACGCTGCCAGCCCGGCGGCCACTCGGGGATCGCGTCATGA